In the Periophthalmus magnuspinnatus isolate fPerMag1 chromosome 4, fPerMag1.2.pri, whole genome shotgun sequence genome, one interval contains:
- the lmo4b gene encoding LIM domain transcription factor LMO4b produces the protein MVNPGGNSQPSVGTGSLSWKRCAGCGGKIADRFLLYTMDSYWHSRCLKCSCCQAQLGEIGTSCYTKSGMILCRNDYIRLFGNSGACSACGQSIPASELVMRAQGNVYHLKCFTCSTCRNRLVPGDRFHYINGSLFCEHDRPTALINGHLTSLQTNPLLSDQKVC, from the exons ATGGTGAATCCAGGGGGCAACAGCCAGCCATCCGTGGGCACGGGGTCGCTGTCCTGGAAGCGCTGTGCAGGGTGTGGGGGCAAGATCGCCGACCGCTTCCTCCTCTACACCATGGACAGCTACTGGCACAGCCGCTGCCTCAAGTGCTCCTGCTGCCAGGCCCAGCTCGGAGAGATCGGAACGTCTTGTTACACAAAGAGCGGCATGATCCTGTGTCGGAATGACTACATCAG ATTATTTGGCAACAGTGGAGCTTGCAGCGCTTGTGGTCAATCCATTCCCGCAAGTGAACTGGTGATGAGGGCACAAGGCAATGTGTACCATCTCAAG TGTTTCACATGTTCCACCTGCCGGAATCGCCTGGTCCCCGGAGACCGCTTCCACTACATTAACGGCAGCCTCTTCTGCGAACACGACAGACCCACGGCCCTCATCAACGGCCATCTGACTTCACTGCAGACCAATCCACTGCTGTCGGACCAAAAG